The Rhodothermales bacterium genome contains the following window.
TCAACCTTTTACTCGTCCTCATATCCTGTCTTCTGGCAGTGGCCACGTTCGAAGGCGTAGCTCGACTGTTCGTCAGCCCCTGTGAGAACTGTTGGGGCGAACTTTTTGGACGACAGCTGCCCCCGTTTGAGTTGATCACAGAGGACGCCTTTCTCGAACATGATCGAGACGCGTGGTATCGAAATCTGATTGTGGACGGAAGACGGATCACGGCGGGAGACATGCTCGGCATCTTTCGGGAAGACTCGATCCTGGGCTACGCCCCCAAGGAGAACGCGATATCGGCGAACGACTGGTGGCAGGTAAACAACGTGGGCGCCAGGTCTCGCGTTGACCTCGACACAGCCTACTCCAATGCGCGTGTCCTTGTCTTCGGCGAATCGTTCACGAACGGCAGCAGGTTACGACAGGAGGAGACATGGCCTTATCTGCTTGATCAGCTGGACGATCGTTTCGCAGTCGTAAACTTTGGAGTCGATGGCTACAGCATGGGACAGTCGTATTTGCGCTATCGTGTATTGAGCGAGAGCATCGAACATGACACGGCGGTCCTGGTCTTTGTGCCCACTGAGGATCTATTTCGCGAGGTCAACACATTGCGAACGTTAGTGGGATGGGACATGCCCATGGTGCTTCCACGATTTGTTGTGGCAGGCGACAGCATCAGGCTCGTACGGGCGCCGTACTCAAGCATGACGGAGATGGTCATGGCAAACAGCGAACGTGTCTCTCCCCTGCTTCGTGAGCACCTTCGCGCGTACGACAGTTTCTATTCCGCGAGTCAGTACGAGGACACACGCTTCGGCGGAAAACTGGTGTCCGGCAAACTGCTGGCCCGGTGGAAGTTTATCCGGATGCGACGAAGTTTGATGCGCCAGGCATTGGACATCGACTCGGAGCCTATCACGATCGCTTCTGCCCTGTTTGCCAGGATGAGGCGTGATGTGAGTGACAAGAGCAGGAGTTTTGTCCTGGTCATCATGCCCGGTGCGCGCGACCTTGCGAAGTACCGGACGGACGAGACTTTTCGTCACCGGTGGACACGTATGAGAGATCGCGTGTGTCCCGATTCTCTGTCATGTCTGGACCTGATGGACGATATGGTAAACGTGCCGGCCGGGCAGATCGACGTCGGCTATGACGGCACGCATTATGGACCGAAAGCCGGTGCCGCGATTGCCGAAACAGTGCACCGTCGGCTTGGCGAACGACTGGCCGTCGCCACACCACGATCTTCACACGGCGGGGAATCCCCGGAATAATGTTTCTCCTGCTCGCAGGTGCAACTCTACCGGTCGCCGGTGAATCGTGCCGGCACCGCGACGCGTTCCTGCAAATCCTCGCCCGTCCGGTTACTTCCGCAAGCGTTGCCTGTAACGGGGCAGGCCAAGCCCGTAATCCTGAAGTGCCGTCAACCACCCAGGAACGTCAGAGCCAGCGCGGTGATGTCGTCCGACTGCGGCGCACCGTCCGCGAAGACCAGCACACTGTCGAAAACCCGATCCAGTAACTCGCGCGGGGACCCTGCCTTTTCTCCTTCCAATAAGGCCTGCGGGCGTTCCTCCGAGTACTCTTCGCTTTTCGGACTCATCGCCTCTGTGACGCCGTCCGTGTACAGAAGCAGTGTATCTCCCTTGCCAAGCTGAATCTCCTTCTCTTCGTCCGATCCCACATAGATCCGGCCGTCCTGACCCTTGGCGAGTCCGCGTACAACGTCACCGCCACCCACACCGATAC
Protein-coding sequences here:
- a CDS encoding serine/threonine-protein phosphatase, which gives rise to MAISLAAALVAPFAAAQSDLDSTARRALTSGETGNPYVTCYTQKEFKGAVQSWAFAEDDRGVLYVGNNIGVLEFDGTSWRRIGVGGGDVVRGLAKGQDGRIYVGSDEEKEIQLGKGDTLLLYTDGVTEAMSPKSEEYSEERPQALLEGEKAGSPRELLDRVFDSVLVFADGAPQSDDITALALTFLGG